One Cryptomeria japonica chromosome 9, Sugi_1.0, whole genome shotgun sequence genomic window carries:
- the LOC131033834 gene encoding uncharacterized protein LOC131033834 isoform X2, whose product MSKVQLELNIISAQDLKSRALFGEMQTYGVAWINPGNKLSTRIDPRGGSNPTWNDKVIFRVEEGFLHNETSSVTIEIYCIGCLKDRLVGTVRVMLYTLLKGYEGYGGTWRSFCALQVRLPSGRPQGILNLGAMILDVDQQLNGLSCFRRGALGYMDLMGKPQPRPNSFVDKLFFIKPKAKNSTDDVEQGIICLPCKKAKGQDFKENRFHGFKLKKRNKKKKCIGFCPCVLAARNMNGPAKIHLSPSDDILCCSCREDQDKTDLRYHMSYHHELCPRKGSTVLSQFLVGH is encoded by the exons atgtccaaagt GCAGCTGGAACTCAACATAATTTCGGCCCAGGATCTGAAGAGCAGGGCTCTGTTTGGAGAAATGCAAACCTATGGTGTTGCATGGATCAATCCAGGCAACAAGCTGTCAACACGGATTGACCCAAGAGGAGGCTCAAACCCCACATGGAACGACAAGGTCATATTCAGAGTTGAAGAGGGTTTTCTTCACAATGAAACTTCTTCTGTGACAATTGAGATTTACTGCATTGGCTGTCTTAAAGATAGGCTTGTGGGTACTGTGAGGGTCATGCTGTATACCCTCCTCAAGGGCTATGAAGGATACGGAGGCACATGGAGGAGCTTCTGTGCGCTGCAAGTTAGGCTTCCTTCTGGTCGGCCACAGGGTATTCTTAACCTTGGTGCCATGATTCTTGATGTGGATCAGCAGCTTAATGGCTTGAGCTGCTTCCGTAGAGGAGCTTTGGGCTATATGGATCTCATGGGCAAGCCCCAGCCTAGGCCTAATTCCTTTGTGGACAAATTGTTTTTCATCAAACCTAAGGCTAAGAACAGTACTGATGATGTTGAACAGGGGATTATCTGCCTTCCATGCAAAAAGGCAAAAGGTCAAGATTTCAAGGAGAATCGATTTCATGGTTTCAAATTGAAGAAGAGGAATAAGAAGAAGAAGTGCATTGGATTCTGTCCTTGTGTTTTGGCTGCAAGAAATATGAATGGACCTGCAAAAATTCATCTCAGCCCATCGGACGATATCCTGTGTTGCAgctgcagagaggaccaagataAGACTGATTTAAGGTATCACATGTCTTATCATCATGAGCTTTGTCCAAGAAAAGGTTCAACCGTGTTGTCTCAATTCCTAGTTGGTCATTGA
- the LOC131033834 gene encoding uncharacterized protein LOC131033834 isoform X1, which translates to MDSLSLSLLSPKYNYRQLELNIISAQDLKSRALFGEMQTYGVAWINPGNKLSTRIDPRGGSNPTWNDKVIFRVEEGFLHNETSSVTIEIYCIGCLKDRLVGTVRVMLYTLLKGYEGYGGTWRSFCALQVRLPSGRPQGILNLGAMILDVDQQLNGLSCFRRGALGYMDLMGKPQPRPNSFVDKLFFIKPKAKNSTDDVEQGIICLPCKKAKGQDFKENRFHGFKLKKRNKKKKCIGFCPCVLAARNMNGPAKIHLSPSDDILCCSCREDQDKTDLRYHMSYHHELCPRKGSTVLSQFLVGH; encoded by the coding sequence ATGGATTCTTTATCATTATCACTGTTATCTCCCAAGTATAATTACAGGCAGCTGGAACTCAACATAATTTCGGCCCAGGATCTGAAGAGCAGGGCTCTGTTTGGAGAAATGCAAACCTATGGTGTTGCATGGATCAATCCAGGCAACAAGCTGTCAACACGGATTGACCCAAGAGGAGGCTCAAACCCCACATGGAACGACAAGGTCATATTCAGAGTTGAAGAGGGTTTTCTTCACAATGAAACTTCTTCTGTGACAATTGAGATTTACTGCATTGGCTGTCTTAAAGATAGGCTTGTGGGTACTGTGAGGGTCATGCTGTATACCCTCCTCAAGGGCTATGAAGGATACGGAGGCACATGGAGGAGCTTCTGTGCGCTGCAAGTTAGGCTTCCTTCTGGTCGGCCACAGGGTATTCTTAACCTTGGTGCCATGATTCTTGATGTGGATCAGCAGCTTAATGGCTTGAGCTGCTTCCGTAGAGGAGCTTTGGGCTATATGGATCTCATGGGCAAGCCCCAGCCTAGGCCTAATTCCTTTGTGGACAAATTGTTTTTCATCAAACCTAAGGCTAAGAACAGTACTGATGATGTTGAACAGGGGATTATCTGCCTTCCATGCAAAAAGGCAAAAGGTCAAGATTTCAAGGAGAATCGATTTCATGGTTTCAAATTGAAGAAGAGGAATAAGAAGAAGAAGTGCATTGGATTCTGTCCTTGTGTTTTGGCTGCAAGAAATATGAATGGACCTGCAAAAATTCATCTCAGCCCATCGGACGATATCCTGTGTTGCAgctgcagagaggaccaagataAGACTGATTTAAGGTATCACATGTCTTATCATCATGAGCTTTGTCCAAGAAAAGGTTCAACCGTGTTGTCTCAATTCCTAGTTGGTCATTGA